From one Trachemys scripta elegans isolate TJP31775 chromosome 14, CAS_Tse_1.0, whole genome shotgun sequence genomic stretch:
- the SLC26A11 gene encoding sodium-independent sulfate anion transporter isoform X2 → MAERDREAPTRCCSYHTVQRWFPVLRWLPQYSLGWLQLDLLAGVTVGLTVVPQALAYAEVAGLPVQYGLYSSFMGCFVYCLLGTSKDVTLGPTAIMSLLVSSYAFHDPAYAILLTFLSGCIQLAMGLLHLGFLLDFVSCPVIKGFTSAASVTISFNQVKNILGLHNIPRQFFLQVYHTFQRIGETRTGDALLGLVCLAVLVGLRAMKGHIPRIHRVELLSVRISRLIVWATATARNALVVLFAGLVAYSFQVMGSQPFTLTGETPRGLPPFQLPPFSKAEANSTVPFSEMVQDLGAGLAVVPLMGLLETVAIAKAFASQNNYRIDPNQELLAMGLTNLLGSFVSSYPVTGSFGRTAVNAQTGVCTPAGGLITGLDLVPLCVTFLLCFWEVQYGIVVGILVSGVLLLYTIARPRIKLSEHGVLLMQPASGLHFPAVESLRDAMHRWALAVSPPRCVILDCTHVSSLDYTVVVGLADLLREFQKRGVTLTFSGLQGHVLQVLLSADLEGFQHFPSVEEAEKGHGAELDGRCQVLLHGASGNMLPASGLIQ, encoded by the exons ATGGCAGAGCGGGACCGAGAGGCCCCCACGCGGTGCTGTTCCTACCACACAGTGCAGAGGTGGTTCCCTGTCCTCAGGTGGCTGCCCCAGTATTCTCTGGGGTGGCTGCAGCTCGATCTCCTCGCTGGCGTGACCGTGGGCCTGACGGTCGTGCCGCAAGCGCTGGCCTATGCCGAGGTGGCCGGCCTGCCAGTTCAG TACGGTCTCTATTCCTCCTTCATGGGCTGCTTTGTCTACTGCCTGCTGGGGACCTCAAAAGATGTGACGCTGGGTCCAACGGCCATTATGTCGCTGCTGGTCTCTTCCTATGCGTTCCATGACCCTGCCTATGCCATCCTGCTGACCTTCCTGTCAGGCTGTATCCAGCTAGCCATGGGTCTCCTGCACCTCG GTTTCCTACTGGACTTCGTTTCCTGCCCCGTCATTAAAGGGTTTACCTCGGCCGCTTCGGTCACCATTAGCTTCAACCAGGTCAAG AACATCCTGGGGCTGCACAACATCCCACGGCAGTTTTTCCTGCAGGTGTATCACACCTTCCAAAGAATCGGGGAGACCAG GACCGGGGATGCTCTCTTGGGGCTGGTCTGCCTGGCCGtgcttgtggggctcagggcgATGAAAGGCCACATCCCCAGGATCCATCGGGTGGAGCTGTTGTCTGTCAGGATCAGTCGTCTTATCGTCTGGGCCACAGCAACAG CTCGCAATGCACTTGTGGTCCTGTTTGCTGGCCTGGTCGCCTactccttccaggtgatgggctCCCAGCCGTTCACCCTCACTGGGGAGACACCCCGGGGGCTCCCTCCCTTCCAGCTGCCACCTTTCTCCAAGGCCGAAGCCAACAGCACTGTGCCCTTCAGCGAGATGGTGCAG gaCCTGGGAGCTGGACTGGCTGTGGTGCCGCTCATGGGCTTGCTGGAGACGGTCGCTATTGCCAAGGCCTTCG CCTCGCAGAACAATTACAGAATTGACCCCAATCAGGAGCTGCTGGCGATGG GCCTCACCAACCTCCTGGGCTCCTTCGTCTCCTCCTACCCTGTCACCGGCAGCTTTGGGCG GACAGCGGTGAATGCACAGACGGGCGTGTGCACCCCGGCAGGGGGGCTGATAACAG GGCTGGACCTTGTGCCGCTGTGTGTGACGTTCCTGCTGTGCTTCTGGGAGGTTCAGTACGGCATCGTGGTCGGCATTCTGGTCTCTGGCGTTCTCCTGCTCTACACCATTGCCAGGCCCAGGATCAAG CTTTCAGAGCACGGGGTGCTTCTCATGCAGCCTGCGAGTGGTCTGCATTTCCCCGCTGTTGAGTCCCTCCGAGATGCCATGCACAGATGGGCTCTGGCAG TGTCTCCGCCACGCTGCGTCATCCTGGACTGCACCCACGTCAGCAGCCTGGATTATACCGTGGTGGTGGGGTTGGCAGACCTGCTGCGGGAGTTCCAGAAAAGGGGCGTCACCCTGACCTTCTCTGGCTTGCAG GGACACGTTCTCCAGGTCTTGCTGTCTGCAGATCTGGAGGGATTCCAACATTTCCCCAGCGTGGAGGAGGCGG AGAAGGGCCATGGCGCAGAGCTGGATGGCAGGTGCCAAGTCCTGCTTCACGGCGCCAGCGGGAACATGCTGCCAGCGTCCGGGCTCATCCAGTGA
- the SLC26A11 gene encoding sodium-independent sulfate anion transporter isoform X1 produces MAERDREAPTRCCSYHTVQRWFPVLRWLPQYSLGWLQLDLLAGVTVGLTVVPQALAYAEVAGLPVQYGLYSSFMGCFVYCLLGTSKDVTLGPTAIMSLLVSSYAFHDPAYAILLTFLSGCIQLAMGLLHLGFLLDFVSCPVIKGFTSAASVTISFNQVKNILGLHNIPRQFFLQVYHTFQRIGETRTGDALLGLVCLAVLVGLRAMKGHIPRIHRVELLSVRISRLIVWATATARNALVVLFAGLVAYSFQVMGSQPFTLTGETPRGLPPFQLPPFSKAEANSTVPFSEMVQDLGAGLAVVPLMGLLETVAIAKAFASQNNYRIDPNQELLAMGLTNLLGSFVSSYPVTGSFGRTAVNAQTGVCTPAGGLITGTLVLLSLAYLTSLFYYIPKAALAAVIICAVAPMFDARIFRTLWRVKRLDLVPLCVTFLLCFWEVQYGIVVGILVSGVLLLYTIARPRIKLSEHGVLLMQPASGLHFPAVESLRDAMHRWALAVSPPRCVILDCTHVSSLDYTVVVGLADLLREFQKRGVTLTFSGLQGHVLQVLLSADLEGFQHFPSVEEAEKGHGAELDGRCQVLLHGASGNMLPASGLIQ; encoded by the exons ATGGCAGAGCGGGACCGAGAGGCCCCCACGCGGTGCTGTTCCTACCACACAGTGCAGAGGTGGTTCCCTGTCCTCAGGTGGCTGCCCCAGTATTCTCTGGGGTGGCTGCAGCTCGATCTCCTCGCTGGCGTGACCGTGGGCCTGACGGTCGTGCCGCAAGCGCTGGCCTATGCCGAGGTGGCCGGCCTGCCAGTTCAG TACGGTCTCTATTCCTCCTTCATGGGCTGCTTTGTCTACTGCCTGCTGGGGACCTCAAAAGATGTGACGCTGGGTCCAACGGCCATTATGTCGCTGCTGGTCTCTTCCTATGCGTTCCATGACCCTGCCTATGCCATCCTGCTGACCTTCCTGTCAGGCTGTATCCAGCTAGCCATGGGTCTCCTGCACCTCG GTTTCCTACTGGACTTCGTTTCCTGCCCCGTCATTAAAGGGTTTACCTCGGCCGCTTCGGTCACCATTAGCTTCAACCAGGTCAAG AACATCCTGGGGCTGCACAACATCCCACGGCAGTTTTTCCTGCAGGTGTATCACACCTTCCAAAGAATCGGGGAGACCAG GACCGGGGATGCTCTCTTGGGGCTGGTCTGCCTGGCCGtgcttgtggggctcagggcgATGAAAGGCCACATCCCCAGGATCCATCGGGTGGAGCTGTTGTCTGTCAGGATCAGTCGTCTTATCGTCTGGGCCACAGCAACAG CTCGCAATGCACTTGTGGTCCTGTTTGCTGGCCTGGTCGCCTactccttccaggtgatgggctCCCAGCCGTTCACCCTCACTGGGGAGACACCCCGGGGGCTCCCTCCCTTCCAGCTGCCACCTTTCTCCAAGGCCGAAGCCAACAGCACTGTGCCCTTCAGCGAGATGGTGCAG gaCCTGGGAGCTGGACTGGCTGTGGTGCCGCTCATGGGCTTGCTGGAGACGGTCGCTATTGCCAAGGCCTTCG CCTCGCAGAACAATTACAGAATTGACCCCAATCAGGAGCTGCTGGCGATGG GCCTCACCAACCTCCTGGGCTCCTTCGTCTCCTCCTACCCTGTCACCGGCAGCTTTGGGCG GACAGCGGTGAATGCACAGACGGGCGTGTGCACCCCGGCAGGGGGGCTGATAACAG GGACCCTGGTCCTGCTCTCCCTGGCCTACTTGACCTCGCTCTTCTATTACATTCCCAAAGCGGCTCTGGCTGCTGTGATCATTTGCGCCGTGGCCCCGATGTTTGACGCCAGGATCTTCAGAACACTGTGGCGGGTTAAAA GGCTGGACCTTGTGCCGCTGTGTGTGACGTTCCTGCTGTGCTTCTGGGAGGTTCAGTACGGCATCGTGGTCGGCATTCTGGTCTCTGGCGTTCTCCTGCTCTACACCATTGCCAGGCCCAGGATCAAG CTTTCAGAGCACGGGGTGCTTCTCATGCAGCCTGCGAGTGGTCTGCATTTCCCCGCTGTTGAGTCCCTCCGAGATGCCATGCACAGATGGGCTCTGGCAG TGTCTCCGCCACGCTGCGTCATCCTGGACTGCACCCACGTCAGCAGCCTGGATTATACCGTGGTGGTGGGGTTGGCAGACCTGCTGCGGGAGTTCCAGAAAAGGGGCGTCACCCTGACCTTCTCTGGCTTGCAG GGACACGTTCTCCAGGTCTTGCTGTCTGCAGATCTGGAGGGATTCCAACATTTCCCCAGCGTGGAGGAGGCGG AGAAGGGCCATGGCGCAGAGCTGGATGGCAGGTGCCAAGTCCTGCTTCACGGCGCCAGCGGGAACATGCTGCCAGCGTCCGGGCTCATCCAGTGA